Below is a genomic region from Deinococcus misasensis DSM 22328.
ATTGTGCTTAACTATGGACACGAGACCATTACCCAACAGCACAGAACTTTTGCCGACAGGACATCCTGTGGTTCGGCTGTAGACACGCTGTCTCGATCAAGCGCCCGGAGGGAAAAACATGAACAAGTTGTACGCAGTCAGCCTCATGCTGGGGCTGGGTTCCTCAGCCTTTGCCGCCACCACCATCACCATCGCCACCGTGAACAACCCCGACATGGTGACCATGCAAAAACTCACCCCCGAGTTCGAAAAGCAAAACCCCGACATCAAAGTCAAATGGGTGGTCTTGCCTGAGAACGAGTTGCGCCAGAAAATCACTCTGGATGTGGCCTCCAAAGCGGGAACCTTCGACATTGCCACCGTGGGCACCTACGAAGTGCCGATCTGGGCCAAAAACGGCTGGCTGGAAGACCTGAGTGCCCAGTTCACCAAAAACCCCGACATCGCCAAAAGCTACGACCTGAACGATGTGCTGGAACCCGTGCGTCTGGGCCTCTCCTACAACAAAAAACTCTACGCCCTGCCTTTCTACGCCGAATCCAGCATGACCTTCTACCGCAAAGACCTCTTTGCACAGGCCAACCTCAAAATGCCCGTCAAGCCCACCTGGACGCAAATTGAGCGTTTCGCCAAAGCCCTCCACAAACCCGAGAAAGGCCAGTACGGCATCTGCTTGCGTGGCCTGCCCGGATGGGGCGAAAACATGGCCGTTTTCGGTACGGTGGTCAACACCTTCGGCGGACGCTGGTTCGACATGGACTGGAACGCCACCCTCAACAGCCCCGAGTGGAAGAAAGCCATGACCTTCTACACCGACCTGATCAAGAAATACGGCCCTCCCGGAGTGACCTCCAACGGCTTCACCGAAAACCTGACCCTGTTTGCTCAGGGCAAGTGCGGCATGTGGATTGACGCCACCGTGGCTGCCGGATTCGTGACCGATCCTGCACAGAGCAAAGTGGTTGCCAACGTGGGCTTTGCCAACTCACCCACCGGGCCCGGCACCCCCAGAGGCAGCAACTGGCTGTGGGCATGGTCTCTGGCTGTTCCGAAGAGCACCACACACGAAGCCGAAGCCTTCAAATTCGTGACCTGGGCCACCAGCAAAGAGTACATCGCTCTGGTCGCCAAGGAAAAAGGCAGCTGGGCTTCTGTGCCTCCCGGAACCCGCAACTCCACCTACCAGAACCCCGAGTACAAAAAAGCCGCAGGTGCCTTCGCTGGAATCGTGCTGGACAGCATCAAGCGTGCCGATCCCACCAAACCCACCAAGGACCCCGTGCCTTATCAGGGCGTGCAGTTCGTGGGCATCCCTGAATTCCAGGCCCTCGGGACGCAAGTTGGTCAGTACCTTGCAGGTGTGCTCTCCGGTCAGATGACCGTGGATCAGGCCCTCAAACAGGCCCAGACCGCAGCCGAGAAAGTCTCCAAAGACGGTGGATACCAGAAGTAATCCCTGAACAGAAGGTGCAAAAGGGCCCTCCCATTCGTCCACCCCTTTTGCA
It encodes:
- a CDS encoding ABC transporter substrate-binding protein, producing MNKLYAVSLMLGLGSSAFAATTITIATVNNPDMVTMQKLTPEFEKQNPDIKVKWVVLPENELRQKITLDVASKAGTFDIATVGTYEVPIWAKNGWLEDLSAQFTKNPDIAKSYDLNDVLEPVRLGLSYNKKLYALPFYAESSMTFYRKDLFAQANLKMPVKPTWTQIERFAKALHKPEKGQYGICLRGLPGWGENMAVFGTVVNTFGGRWFDMDWNATLNSPEWKKAMTFYTDLIKKYGPPGVTSNGFTENLTLFAQGKCGMWIDATVAAGFVTDPAQSKVVANVGFANSPTGPGTPRGSNWLWAWSLAVPKSTTHEAEAFKFVTWATSKEYIALVAKEKGSWASVPPGTRNSTYQNPEYKKAAGAFAGIVLDSIKRADPTKPTKDPVPYQGVQFVGIPEFQALGTQVGQYLAGVLSGQMTVDQALKQAQTAAEKVSKDGGYQK